The Trichocoleus sp. sequence AGAAACAGCACGGGCAGAAGGTTGAGCCATTGGTGGACGAGAAGGCTGGGCTTTTGCGGGAGGCATGGAAGGACGCATCGCCGGAGAGCCAACTGCTGGAGCAGAATGTGCCATTCGCGGAGTTGAAGGCAAGAAGGAGTCGGCATTGAGGTCGCGCATCACCTCATCCGCAGACTGATAGCGTTCGTTCACTAGGTCTTTCAGCAAATTGTTCAAGATGTGAGCAATTTGATCGCTAACAAGCACGCCTTTCTCATCGCGCAAATACTCTCGCCAGATCCAGCGACCATTCAGCGGATCGTAGAGATTATCGGGTCGGTTCTGAGTCAGCAGGTGCAAACAAGTTGCTCCCAGGCTGTAAAGGTCGCTAGAAGGATATGCCTTGCCGCCTCGAAACTGCTCCATTGGTGCGTAGCCTTCTGTGCCGATCCGGGTTCCTGGCTCTCCAGCCGAATCTTCGTTAAGCTGCTTAGCAACCCCAAAATCGATCAAGACGAGGCGATCGTCTGACTGGCGGCGCAAAATATTGGCAGGCGTGATGTCACGGTGGATCACCTGATGCTTGTGCGTGAAGCGCAATACTGGCAAAACATCAGCCAACACATCTCGAATTTGCCGCTCCGTGAAAGCTCCGTTTTGCCGCATTTCTTGCAGCAAGCTTTGTCCCTCAATAAATTGCTGCACCAGATAGAGATAGCCATCTTGCTCAAAGTAAGCCAGCAGCGTCGGAATTTGAGGATGCTCGCCCAACTCATCCAATCGAACTGCTTCCTGATTAAAAAGCTGTACTGCTTTTTCTAGCGACTTCGTTCCCTGAACTTGTGGCGAGAATTGCTTGATAACACAGCGGCTATTGAGGCGGTCTTCATCGACAGACAAATAAGTTTTGCCAAATCCGCCCTGCCCTAGCGGTTGCACTGCCCGATAACGCCCTCTCAGCAAAACCAAGGCATTACCACAAGCCTGGCAGACCTTTGCGTCGTCCAAATTAATCGGTTTTCGGCATTGAGGATTGAGACAGCAAATCATGGCAGGTAGTGCACTCAGGCAGATAGTGGTTCTACGATTCCCCTAAACTTAAAATGCCCAAATTGAGCAATTGCGTAATGCACTCAGGGAGACAGAGGACGAGAAAACAAACCTGAGAGATCAGCGACGAAACGAGTCAGCGATCGTTCAGCTTGTCAAACAGTTCCAAGGCAACGGCAACCAGATCGAATCTTATTCAAATCTTAAACGGGTTTTTTCAATAATAGGTTGAATACGTGCTATGTCCGATCGCTCTGAAGAGATTCGTTGAAGTCCTGATGATGACTCCTTATTTTAAGCTGATTGCCCTGCTCAAACTCAGTCTTTTGACAAGCGAATTACGCTTTTTCTTTACCTGCTGCATCTTTCTGCCAGATTGCTTGCTGAAACCCTAATACAACCAGCACATTTGCCAGGGTCAAGAAAGACTCAGCCCCACCATGCAGCCAATCCACATTTGCTAAGGCTTCTCCATAAGCCACCTTTGCATAAATTCCTGCCGGGATTGTTACCCCCACAAACACCAGAGTCATATAGAACCCAATGAGTGAGAGCCGGGGTGCTTGGCGCGATCGAGTCAGAAACCAGAGAAATCCAAGGTAAGGAAAGAGGGAAAGGGCAAACAGAGCTTCTGGAGTCATAAAACTTAAAATAAAAGATAAAAACTTCGGTTTAACGAACCTGAACCGCTCTACACCCGCCTAACCCCTCATCTCTTGCTGCTTATCCCTGCCCCTGTGCCGATCGCCAGATCCACCAGCCTGCTGCACAAAGCGTGATGTTGCCAATCAGTGTTGTGGCAGCTTGAAGGGTAACGAGCCACTCTAAGCTCAAATCATTATCAAAAAAATGCCAGGTACAAGCGCACATCGCGCTAATCAATGCGGGAAGCATCCCAAACGACAAGGCACGCCAAGCTGGATTCTGGCTCACTTCGCTATATCTCCAGATCAGCCAAATGGCAGCGATCCACTCAATGACACTAGAAACGTGGATCATCCAGGTGGGAATGGAAAGGGCTTGCATAAGCGGCAAAGGGGCAACAGGTTTGTATTGTAGCTTGATTGTCTACCTGGATTGACGCTGAGACAGCGGATCTCAGATGGGGTTGCAATCGGTCAGCAGAACCAGCAAGCGGCAGAAAACATTATAGAGACTTCATGATTGGGCAGGATTCGATGAAGCCCTGAATCCGGAGCGATCGGGGAAAGGCAGATTAAGTAAATGTTGATGTAATCTAAATCACGGAACGACTCCGTAATGTTACGTGATCGAGAAGGGCATCGTGAAACGGCTGCTTATTCTCTTGATTCTTAGAAACCCTTAATTTAGCCCCTAAATCGACGCATGAGAGGTATGTCCCCTAAAGCCCGTCTAGAACCCTATCTAAGCCTCGAAGACCTGAAGAACCAATATAAGCAAGCGAAAGATCGAGTTGAAGCTCGTCGATGGCATTTGTTAATGCTGGTTGCTCAAAGTCGAACAATTAAGCAGGCAGCGGAATTGGTAGGCTTGAATTATGACTATGCAAAGAGCATCATCCGCCGCTATAACCTTGAAGGTCCGGCTTCTGTTCGCAATCGGATGAAAGAAAGACAACCCCCCACGCCTCGATCGCTTCTCACTCCTGAACAGCAGCAGGAACTCCAGCAAGCGCTCAAGGGTGCACCTCCAGAAGGTGGCAATTGGTCAGGTCCGAAGGTTGCCCGTTGGATTGCCAACAAAACAGGGCGCGATCGAGTGTGGGCACAGCGAGGCTGGGAATATATGCAGCGGTTTGGTGCAACTGCTCAAATAAAGCGGTCTTCGTAGTTCATCCCCTCCGGTATTGTTAGGAGTGGGCGACTAATGAAGGAGCAGACATGCGAGCAGTTCTGTGTGGCTATTACGGCATGGGCAATGGCGGTGATGAAGCATTGCTGGCAACGTTGCTACAAATGATGCCTGCTCATGTACAGCCGATCGTCCTGTCAGGCAACCCCTCAGAAACCCGCAGCCGCTACAACGTCGAGACGTGTCATCGCAAATCAGCTTGGGCAGTGGTTCAGGCATTGAGGCGATCGGATGCGTTCATTTGGGGTGGTGGCAGTCTGATGCAAGACAGTACCAGTGTGCTAAATCCGATTTATTACGGTGGATTGATGGCACTGGCGCAGCAAATGGGGTTGCGGACGATCGGCTGGGCACAGGGTGTTGGACCATTAAAGCGTCCTTTTAGCCAGTGGTTAGCCCACCACACCTTTGCAGGCTGCTCAGCAGTCAGTGTGCGCGATGCAAAGTCAGCCATGCTGCTGTCAAATTGGCAGATTCCCTTAATGATGGCTCCTGATCCTGTTTGGGCATTAGAAGCCTCTCCAGTGCCGGGACTGTGGGATCTGCCTGCCCCAAGAGTTGCAGTTGCCCTCCGCTCTCATCCTCACCTGACATCTGAACGGCTCCAAACCCTAACTCAAGCCTTAATTGATTTTCAAAAAGCGACCCAAACTTGTATTCTGCTCATTCCCTTTCAACCTGTTCAAGATCTTGCCATTGCTGAAGCAATCCAGCCTCAATTACCTGGATTCAGCCGCATTCTCACCCTGACCGATCCCCAGCAGTTGAAAGGCTTGTTTCAAGGGGTTGAGATGACGATCGCGATGCGCCTCCATGCATTGATTATGGCTGCAAGTGCTGAAAGCCGCTGTTATGCCATCAGCTACGACCCTAAAGTGAGCCAACTTATGTCTGAACTGGAAATGCCCGGTTGGACCTTAAACGAGATCCCTGCTGATGCTCACCGCATTACTCATGCATGGCTAGAACATTACGCCAATGGTGATGCGCTCTCGAAGACCCAAATTCAGGGGATCGTCGATCGTGCCTTGCTGCACCAAGAAGTTTTACAGACAGCTTTACACTAATATTTATGCAAATTCTGTCAAATGATAATTAACTAACTTAAAAACTGTCCTTAAACGAGTTTTCTGTGTTACTAAGTTAAGTGGCTAAGTCGGGCGGCAAGTCAGATCAAATTGGGTGAATGCGAACCTTTGTTCTACTAATAGAGCAATTGTTCTAGTCAAAACCAAAGTCTAATTAAGCCAAATTAAGTTGTGTGTGCTTTCTCCCTTATCGACTGATTCAGGGCATCAAATGGTGTAATTTCCATTTACTTGAGTTGACTAAAGTTGTTTTTGAGCAGATTGGCAAAGGCGCTTCTGTCGGCGTCGGTTGTGATTGCCCTTGTGAGTGAGAGCTATGAGTGAACCAAACTCCCCATTGAATTCCCAAGAACATTCATCGAATGAGTCTTCTCTAAATTGGTGGAATCCTTTTCCTGATCTATCTGAAGAAACTGATCTGGTTGAACAAGACTCAACCTCTTTGCTTCATGCCGACAGTTCCCCTGCTTCCCATCAGACCAATGTTAAGAATGCTGATGCCAAGAATGCGAGTCTGGAGAATTTCCCCACGCCCGATCGCCCAACAGATCGCCCAACAACTGAAGCAGATGCACCTGCCAATGGTGCTCATGTTGCCGTGATTGCTGCCTGGTCAGAAGGGATTGCGAATCAGACCGATCCTCCCAATCTGGCAGATTTAATTAGCTTGATTCAGGAATTGAACCAGTGCAATGGAGTTCTGCTCGATCGAGTATCGCAACTGGAAGAAGCTCTGGAACGGAGTCAACAAGCGCTGCAAGTTCAAGGGAAGCGATCGACTGAACCCCCCGTTGTGCCTCATCAAGCCGAAGATCTAACGACTGCCCAAGCACAAATTGCTAATTTATTTAGCCAGCTTGAATTTGCTCACCAAGCGAACCAGCGACAGCAAATTTTGACTGAAACCCTGACCGCAGGACTGGAAAGCAGCCAGGAACGAGTCGCCCAACTAGAACGAGAAGCTGCGCTGCTTCAGCAACGCTATAACGAACAGTCCCAGCGATTGGTGCAATCAGAGGGTTCCTGCCGGGATCTTCAGGCAAGACTGCAACGCCAGCAGCGCTATACTCTACAGTTCAAAGCGGCTCTGGAGAAGTGTCTGGAAATGCCTGCACCTCAATACGAAGGGTCTGAAACAATCGCACCCCCCACAGACGTTCTTTCCCTGCCCAAAGCACAACAGATTCAACCCTGGTCAACGCCCGGTCAAACTGTTGATCCAACGCTGCCCTGGATGAAGCTTCATGCTGGATCAGAAACCTCAGAAGATGCAGAAGAAGCTTTAGATGTGGCTGATTTGTTTGCTGCATTAGAGATGACTGAGCAAGAGCTGATTGCGGCTGAGCCTGAACGAGCAGCAGATGAGCCTGTTCTGCCATCCCCATTAAAAATGGCCTCGCTCCATTTGCCCACCTTTACTGAGACAACTGCTCAGACAACTGCTGAGCCAGTGAATTTGAGCCAAGACGCAGAATCGATCGAGCCTCAAACGATAGAAACAGGGTCAGAACAAGGAGTCAGGATCAATGAAGCAGCGCTGGATGAACCGTTGCCCTCACCAGATACTCTCCCTGCCCCAATTAGCTACAACCTGAAAGCTAAAGATGAATCTGTGATTGATCCAGCTTTAATTGAGCATCTCAGTACGACAGTGCAACCTCTGGCAGATATGCTGGCAGAAGCAATGTTAGCTGTGACTCAGCCTGCTCATCCTGATTCTGTTCATTCTGATCATCATCTTGCTGTTTCTTCACTCGATGCCCCTCAAGCGGCTGAACCTTCGATCGAAACAACAGAAGCTCTAGTCGATGAGGTGATGATTTGTGACCCTGATGCCCTCCTCGCTTCAGCGATGAATGAGGCGGAAGATGCGCTATGGCAAGATCTCGCCCGCTTGATTGAAGTATCGACTGAGGATGTGGTTAAAGCGAGCCTATCAGGGGATTTAGCTGCCTTCGAGTCAATCAACTTTGGGGCGATCGAAGCCAAACCTGATGTTCAGTCTCAGCCCGATCGCTCAACGCCAGCAGCAGATTCTGTCCCTCAGATGCCCGCGATGTCTGTGGCAAGTCAGCCAACCACGCAGCCAGTCGCTTTATCAACAGGTGCACTGACAGATGATGCTGAGACAGAATCGAGTGATCCCAACTCTTCTGAGGATCTATCCCCGCTTTCAACCAGTCTAAGTTGGCCTTCGCCGCTTCTCAATCCACTCCGTCCACCCAAAGGAAAACGATCGCTCAGCCACGTAGAGCTGCCGTCTTTCGTCCGACAAGAACCTTCCAACCCGATCGTCACCTGATGCACCAATAACTGGTAAAGCTGCTTTGGTGAAGCAAGATGGCTCAACAAGCTATCACTGCTATCAATCTTGGCTGCTCTTTCAGATTGAACACCCACAGAACTAAGCTGAAGGTGTGCCGAAATCTTGCGTCCAGTAATAGCGAAAGTTTGTTGTTCCAGTGTCGTTGTCGAGCAAGAAAAAGCCTAATCCCATTTCTTGAAGATCTGGGTCGAGCAAATTTGCGCGATGTTCTGGGCTTTTAATCCATGCTTGAACGGCAGTGGTGGGTGTTGCCAAGCCTGCGGCAATGTTTTCTCCGGCTGCATCATACAGATACCCAGTTGCATCCAACCGATTGCTCAGGGTTGAGCCATTTGAGCCAGCATGACCAAAAAAGTCGCCATATGCCATGTCTTGGCTATGAGCCGTCGCAGCAGCCGACAAAGCTGCGTTGAGTCGGAGTGGTGGTAGGTTGGATTGAGCGCGGTAGGCATTCGTCAAATCAAGGACTTGCTGGGCGATCGGG is a genomic window containing:
- a CDS encoding protein kinase, with the translated sequence MICCLNPQCRKPINLDDAKVCQACGNALVLLRGRYRAVQPLGQGGFGKTYLSVDEDRLNSRCVIKQFSPQVQGTKSLEKAVQLFNQEAVRLDELGEHPQIPTLLAYFEQDGYLYLVQQFIEGQSLLQEMRQNGAFTERQIRDVLADVLPVLRFTHKHQVIHRDITPANILRRQSDDRLVLIDFGVAKQLNEDSAGEPGTRIGTEGYAPMEQFRGGKAYPSSDLYSLGATCLHLLTQNRPDNLYDPLNGRWIWREYLRDEKGVLVSDQIAHILNNLLKDLVNERYQSADEVMRDLNADSFLPSTPRMAHSAPAVGSPAMRPSMPPAKAQPSRPPMAQPSARAVSAPQPSSKPPTSGTPARNSAAPTSGLPNSRGIQSRGRSSCCLHTFTGHSSWVTCVAISPINQTLASSSLDDTIRTWNLNSGEPLLTLTGHHRGVNAIAISPDGKAIVSGSDDYTIKIWNFHNGALLGTLTGHSRDVNAIAISPDGKLFASGGEDRTIRIWSLNTGALMKTLPGVAGMIRAIAISPDGKILASGGLDNKTKLWNLATGEQLHTLVGHINPINAIAFCPDGQTLVTGSKDKTIRLWNIQTGELIRTLTGHMRDVNAIAVTPNNRLIISGSSDTSIKLWDLATGRAVTTWTDHADTVNSIALSSDGKTLISGSSDKTVRVWQLPL
- a CDS encoding DUF3593 domain-containing protein, with translation MTPEALFALSLFPYLGFLWFLTRSRQAPRLSLIGFYMTLVFVGVTIPAGIYAKVAYGEALANVDWLHGGAESFLTLANVLVVLGFQQAIWQKDAAGKEKA
- a CDS encoding DUF2499 domain-containing protein, which produces MQALSIPTWMIHVSSVIEWIAAIWLIWRYSEVSQNPAWRALSFGMLPALISAMCACTWHFFDNDLSLEWLVTLQAATTLIGNITLCAAGWWIWRSAQGQG
- a CDS encoding helix-turn-helix domain-containing protein, with the translated sequence MSPKARLEPYLSLEDLKNQYKQAKDRVEARRWHLLMLVAQSRTIKQAAELVGLNYDYAKSIIRRYNLEGPASVRNRMKERQPPTPRSLLTPEQQQELQQALKGAPPEGGNWSGPKVARWIANKTGRDRVWAQRGWEYMQRFGATAQIKRSS
- the csaB gene encoding polysaccharide pyruvyl transferase CsaB — protein: MRAVLCGYYGMGNGGDEALLATLLQMMPAHVQPIVLSGNPSETRSRYNVETCHRKSAWAVVQALRRSDAFIWGGGSLMQDSTSVLNPIYYGGLMALAQQMGLRTIGWAQGVGPLKRPFSQWLAHHTFAGCSAVSVRDAKSAMLLSNWQIPLMMAPDPVWALEASPVPGLWDLPAPRVAVALRSHPHLTSERLQTLTQALIDFQKATQTCILLIPFQPVQDLAIAEAIQPQLPGFSRILTLTDPQQLKGLFQGVEMTIAMRLHALIMAASAESRCYAISYDPKVSQLMSELEMPGWTLNEIPADAHRITHAWLEHYANGDALSKTQIQGIVDRALLHQEVLQTALH
- a CDS encoding CAP domain-containing protein, producing the protein MIRPNDSRTAKLINPGNLYNGQLGTKKNDRLYQVRLNQRSSLNVSLSGLQADANLALLNRRGKTLSQSAQPGQTNESITTTVDPGIYFVRVSRGQGKTHYQLNLSSNVAQDSFLGTRQATPSVVADPIAQQVLDLTNAYRAQSNLPPLRLNAALSAAATAHSQDMAYGDFFGHAGSNGSTLSNRLDATGYLYDAAGENIAAGLATPTTAVQAWIKSPEHRANLLDPDLQEMGLGFFLLDNDTGTTNFRYYWTQDFGTPSA